The stretch of DNA GCCGTCACGACCGGCGCGGTCGCCGTCGGCGCAACCTGCCCGCACGTGAGCGCGAACGGTGCCGTCATGACCCAGTCGTGGACGAAAACCGCCCACGGCGTTCACGCCCTCGAACTCGTAGACCGCGGGGTGGGCGTCGCAACCGCCTGTAACGCGCTGCTCGACGCAGACGAGTATTCGAGCTACCGCCAACTCCACGGCATCGACCGCGACGGCGAGACGTTCGCCTTCACCGGCGCAGACTGCGTCGAGTGGGCTGGTGAAACGGTCGGGGAAAATCACACCGTCGCCGGGAATATGCTTGTCGGCCCGGAAGTCATCGAAGCCGTGAGCGAGACGTTCACCGAAACCGGGGGCGACCTCGCAGACCGCTTGCTCGCCGCGCTGGCTGCGGGTGCTGAAGCCGGTGGCGACAAGCGCGGGAAGGTGAGTGGGGCGTTGCTCGTCCATGCGCCGGAGCCAAAGCTGTATCATAACCTCAGAATCGACAGCGCGGAGACGCCAATCGCAGACCTCCGTGCCCTCTACGAGGAGACGAAACAGACCGTCCGCGACATTCCGAAGGAAGCAGAAGAGATGCTCGGGGGAGTACCCGACGAAATCGTGGATTTCGGCGTGAAGTACTAGTTGCCGAGCGTCGTCTCGCTCATCTCGGCAACCGAGAGGTGACAGGACAGTTCGTGACCCGTCCCGGCTTCTTTGACCTCCAGTTCGGGAACCTCGGTCTCACACTGCTCGCCAATTTTCTTCGGGCACCGCGTCTGGAACGGACAGCCAGACGGCGGGTTAATCGGACTCGGCACGCTCCCCTCTAAGAGGATGCGTTCGGTCTCTCGCTCGGGGTCTGCGTGAGGTACGGCAGACAGCAAGCTTTCGGTGTACGGGTGGAACGGCGCAGAGAACACCTGTGGAACTGTCCCCTGTTCGACGATGTGTCCAAGATACATCACGGCGACGCGGTCGCAGATGTGCTGGACGACGCCGATGTTGTGCGAGATGAACAGATACGACAGCCCGTAGCTCTCCTGGATGTCTTCGAGCAGGTTGAGAATCTGCGCTTGCACGGAGACGTCGAGCGCGCTCACTGGCTCGTCACAGATGATGAGCTTCGGCTCTGCGGCGAGGGCGTGGGCAATCGCAATCCGCTGTTGTTGCCCACCCGAGAACTCGTGGGGATACTTGTTCGCAGCCTCAGCAGAGAGGCCGACGCGCTCTAACAACTCGGCGGTTCGCTCGCGCTTTTCGTTGCCTGACGCGATGCCGTGTTTCTCCATCGACCGTCCGATGATTCGCCCGACCGTCTTGCGTGGGTTGAGCGAACTCTGTGGGTCTTGGAAGATTATCTGCATCTCCTTTCTGAGACTGCGAATCTCGCGGCTCGACAGCTCGTGGAGCGGTTGGTCCTCGAAGTACACTTCACCGCCAGTCGGTTCGAGGAGCTTGAGCACGGTCCTGGCGACCGTCGACTTCCCACAGCCGGACTCGCCGACCAGCCCGACGGTCTCGCCGGGTTGGATGTGGAAGCTCACATCGTCTACGGCTTTGACGTGCTTTCGCTCGATGGTGGGCAACCCGCCATCGGCCAAGGTAAATGAGAGGCTATCAACCAGCCCGTCACCCGCAGAGAAGTACTTTTTCAGATTGTTCACTCGCAACACTGCGTCGGCGTCCGCGTCGATCGGTTGTTTGCCGTCACCTGACGCCTGCTGTGGGATGTCTGGTTCACTCAGGTCGAGCTCGTCGCTGCGGATACAGGCAGCCTGTGACCCGGTTTGAAGCGATTCGAGCTCTGGGTCGTCGCCGGTTCGACACGCCGGTTCTGCGTACTCACAGCGGTCTGCGAAGTTACAACCCGACGGCAAGTCGAGGAGGTCCGGCATCGACCCCGGCAGCGTTGGCAGCACGTCGTACTCCAATTCGGGGTCGGGAATCGAGTTGATGAGCCCGCGGGTGTAGGGGTGGCGCGGCCGACGGAACAACTCGTGCATCTCCGCTTTTTCCACGAGATTCCCGGCGTACATCACGCCGACGTGGTCGCACGTCTGGGCGACGACGCCGAGGTTGTGGGTAATCATCAGAATACCCATCCCTTTCTCTTCCTGCAAATCGTTCAACAGGCCGAGAATCTTCGCCTGCGTCGTCACGTCGAGCGCGGTGGTT from Haladaptatus sp. ZSTT2 encodes:
- a CDS encoding DUF1028 domain-containing protein, with amino-acid sequence MKEKTGRRWQRGTAPGTFSIAAYDPDADSFGGAVTTGAVAVGATCPHVSANGAVMTQSWTKTAHGVHALELVDRGVGVATACNALLDADEYSSYRQLHGIDRDGETFAFTGADCVEWAGETVGENHTVAGNMLVGPEVIEAVSETFTETGGDLADRLLAALAAGAEAGGDKRGKVSGALLVHAPEPKLYHNLRIDSAETPIADLRALYEETKQTVRDIPKEAEEMLGGVPDEIVDFGVKY
- a CDS encoding ABC transporter ATP-binding protein — its product is MNQNAMTTPLLEVENLRTQFRTEDGPVVASNDVSFTLESGDTMGLVGESGAGKSVTARSIMRLIDKPGEIVGGKILFQGTDLRSLSPKEMRAMRGNKIAMIPQDPMTALNPVLTVGSQIVETITEHQDKGEKEAREQAIRSMEEVGIPDAASRIDDYPHEFSGGMRQRVLIAIGLSCQPDLIIADEPTTALDVTTQAKILGLLNDLQEEKGMGILMITHNLGVVAQTCDHVGVMYAGNLVEKAEMHELFRRPRHPYTRGLINSIPDPELEYDVLPTLPGSMPDLLDLPSGCNFADRCEYAEPACRTGDDPELESLQTGSQAACIRSDELDLSEPDIPQQASGDGKQPIDADADAVLRVNNLKKYFSAGDGLVDSLSFTLADGGLPTIERKHVKAVDDVSFHIQPGETVGLVGESGCGKSTVARTVLKLLEPTGGEVYFEDQPLHELSSREIRSLRKEMQIIFQDPQSSLNPRKTVGRIIGRSMEKHGIASGNEKRERTAELLERVGLSAEAANKYPHEFSGGQQQRIAIAHALAAEPKLIICDEPVSALDVSVQAQILNLLEDIQESYGLSYLFISHNIGVVQHICDRVAVMYLGHIVEQGTVPQVFSAPFHPYTESLLSAVPHADPERETERILLEGSVPSPINPPSGCPFQTRCPKKIGEQCETEVPELEVKEAGTGHELSCHLSVAEMSETTLGN